Proteins co-encoded in one Gemmatimonas sp. UBA7669 genomic window:
- a CDS encoding DUF885 family protein yields MTDRLRLLLAGSLLLPSLASTKAAIAQPGGVKPTTRQEFPADPTASVPSLAALRGSTTSELADVISRFSADQQALQRRYDAPDSRSQRTRMRAFWENWRKRLAESDFDKLSQEGKVDYVLLDNHLRYELELMDREDRQLAEVAPLLPFGDQLLALQETRRDLVTVNAQQSARLLATLTKQVDSLRQTLEASSAPQRAAAGDSSRAARPAAPRVSRTVANRAAERLDVLRNTVGIWYRYYNGYDPLFSWWVSNPYQKLDESLRRYAQTIRQRLVGIQAPAVVASGNAAPGQGGAQGGGPGGAAAAAGARNAAQANEPIIGDPIGADGLAMDLRHAMIPYTADELIAIAEREYAFSEAEAKKAAREMGLGDDWKAAMERVKNTYVEPGKQIDLIRDLANEADAFFARHDWITIPALAREDWRMEMLSPERQRVSPFFLGGESILVSYPTNDMTDEEKAMSLRGNNPHFSRAVVFHELNPGHHLQGFMTARYNSHRRMFNTPFWNEGAALYWEMFLWDRDFHVTPEDRLGALAWRMHRSARIVFSLSFHLGKMTPEQCIEYLVDKVPFERANSEAEVRRSFNGSYSPIYQAAYMLGGLQLRALYKELVMSGKMKDREFHDAIYRGGPMPIAMVRARLARVPLSRSGAAPWRFAEQLPEPRPFTKR; encoded by the coding sequence GTGACTGATCGCCTGCGCCTGCTGCTTGCCGGATCCCTGCTGCTCCCCAGCCTCGCCAGTACCAAGGCAGCCATCGCCCAACCTGGCGGTGTAAAGCCCACCACGCGCCAGGAGTTCCCTGCAGACCCGACGGCGAGTGTCCCGTCGTTGGCGGCCTTGCGCGGCAGCACCACGAGCGAGCTGGCCGATGTCATTTCCCGTTTCTCGGCTGATCAGCAGGCCCTGCAGCGTCGTTACGATGCACCGGACTCGCGTTCGCAGCGGACGCGCATGCGCGCCTTCTGGGAGAACTGGCGCAAGCGACTGGCCGAGTCGGATTTCGACAAGCTGTCGCAGGAAGGCAAGGTGGACTATGTGTTGCTCGACAACCACCTGCGCTATGAGCTCGAGCTCATGGATCGGGAAGACCGGCAGTTGGCGGAGGTCGCGCCGCTGCTGCCATTTGGCGATCAATTGCTGGCCCTGCAGGAAACGCGGCGTGACCTGGTCACGGTGAACGCGCAACAATCGGCGCGTCTGCTTGCCACGCTCACCAAACAGGTGGACAGCCTGCGGCAAACGCTCGAAGCGAGTAGCGCGCCACAACGTGCCGCTGCCGGTGACTCGTCGCGTGCCGCGCGACCGGCCGCGCCGCGTGTGTCGCGTACGGTGGCCAACCGTGCCGCCGAGCGCCTCGATGTGCTGCGCAACACGGTCGGCATCTGGTATCGCTACTACAACGGCTACGACCCGCTGTTCAGTTGGTGGGTCAGCAATCCGTATCAGAAGCTCGACGAAAGTCTGCGCCGCTATGCGCAGACCATTCGGCAGCGTCTGGTGGGCATCCAAGCACCGGCCGTGGTAGCGAGCGGCAATGCGGCGCCGGGGCAGGGCGGGGCGCAAGGCGGCGGGCCAGGTGGCGCCGCTGCCGCGGCTGGTGCCCGCAACGCGGCGCAGGCCAACGAGCCCATCATCGGCGACCCCATCGGGGCCGACGGCCTGGCCATGGACCTCCGTCACGCGATGATTCCCTACACGGCCGATGAGCTCATTGCCATTGCGGAACGCGAGTATGCGTTCAGTGAGGCCGAGGCCAAGAAGGCGGCGCGCGAAATGGGACTGGGTGACGACTGGAAGGCGGCCATGGAGCGTGTGAAGAACACCTACGTGGAGCCTGGCAAGCAGATCGATCTCATTCGTGATCTGGCGAACGAGGCCGACGCGTTCTTCGCCAGGCATGACTGGATCACCATTCCCGCGCTCGCGCGTGAGGACTGGCGCATGGAGATGTTGTCGCCGGAACGTCAGCGCGTGAGTCCGTTCTTCCTGGGTGGCGAAAGCATTCTCGTGAGCTATCCCACCAATGACATGACCGACGAGGAGAAGGCCATGAGCCTGCGGGGCAACAACCCGCACTTCTCACGCGCCGTCGTGTTTCACGAGCTCAACCCTGGCCATCATCTGCAGGGTTTCATGACGGCGCGCTACAACAGTCATCGGCGCATGTTCAACACGCCGTTCTGGAACGAGGGTGCGGCGCTGTACTGGGAGATGTTCCTCTGGGATCGCGACTTCCACGTCACGCCCGAAGATCGGCTGGGCGCGCTTGCGTGGCGCATGCACCGCAGCGCGCGCATCGTGTTCTCGCTCAGCTTCCACCTGGGCAAGATGACACCCGAACAGTGCATCGAATATCTGGTGGACAAGGTGCCGTTCGAGCGCGCCAACTCCGAGGCTGAAGTGCGCCGCTCGTTCAATGGCAGCTATTCGCCCATCTATCAGGCAGCCTACATGCTGGGTGGCCTGCAGTTGCGCGCGCTCTACAAGGAACTGGTCATGAGCGGCAAGATGAAGGATCGCGAGTTCCATGACGCCATCTATCGCGGCGGGCCGATGCCCATTGCCATGGTGCGCGCACGGCTTGCCAGGGTACCGCTCTCCCGAAGTGGCGCGGCCCCCTGGCGTTTCGCCGAACAGCTTCCCGAGCCGCGCCCCTTCACGAAGCGTTGA
- a CDS encoding response regulator → MTRLSNVTDAPRIRVLLADDHALVREGLRYVLDADPLIEVVAEASNGRLAVELAQQLTPDVVVLDITMPEETGLKAAGRILEALPGTRVLLLSMHDQSEYVREGMRIGTHGYLLKDSAGEELRAAIRAVHAGGTFFSPAVVRRLSSADAVVDNTPASQLDQLTPREKDVLGGVARGLTNKAIAAELGISRRTVEAHRESLMRKLQIHSVAGLTRFALEAGVVADA, encoded by the coding sequence GTGACCCGACTCTCCAACGTGACCGACGCTCCCCGTATTCGTGTGCTGCTGGCCGACGACCACGCCCTCGTGCGTGAGGGGCTGCGCTACGTGCTCGACGCCGACCCGCTCATCGAAGTGGTGGCCGAGGCGTCGAATGGTCGCCTGGCCGTGGAGCTGGCGCAGCAGCTCACGCCCGATGTGGTGGTCCTCGACATCACCATGCCGGAGGAGACGGGCCTCAAGGCGGCCGGTCGGATTCTCGAGGCCTTGCCGGGCACACGCGTCCTGTTGCTGAGCATGCATGACCAGAGCGAGTACGTGCGCGAAGGCATGCGCATCGGCACACACGGCTATCTGCTCAAGGACTCCGCCGGTGAGGAGTTGCGCGCCGCCATTCGTGCCGTGCACGCCGGTGGCACGTTCTTCAGTCCGGCGGTCGTGCGCCGTCTTTCTTCGGCCGACGCCGTAGTGGACAACACCCCGGCCTCGCAGCTCGATCAACTCACGCCGCGCGAGAAGGACGTGTTGGGCGGTGTTGCGCGCGGGCTGACCAACAAGGCCATAGCGGCCGAGCTGGGCATCAGTCGCCGCACGGTGGAAGCGCATCGCGAGAGTCTCATGCGCAAACTGCAGATCCACTCGGTGGCCGGACTCACGCGCTTTGCGCTGGAAGCGGGCGTGGTGGCGGACGCGTAG
- a CDS encoding mechanosensitive ion channel family protein, giving the protein MIGLATLAALALPLASVTAQFGLGGSSKPAPDSAAPPAVSSASPRAAVQEFLRLADTGDFDAAASYLALSPSATSRGPQLARRFKVVLDQRLALDPALLSPLAIGDTTDGDITSDVVGSIATRGGDVAVRLVRTARTSGAVRWQFAAGTVSQVDAWYDELGAPFLRDRLPASMMREGPFNVFYWQWVALAIALPLLILVSWLLGAGLRAVLGRIARRTVTDWDDLLLASLRGPFRLWAGSIVALPVLGLLQLNPRVDGFLSALVRGLALIALFWALLRIIGLVQQRLVQSAVATGQSQARTLVPLLSNILRVTLAIVALLVALSQFGYPVTTLLAGLGIGGIAVALAAQKTVEHLFGSVSLAADRAFRVGDWVRVGTTEGEVERIGLRSTSIRTIERTVVRVPNGRLADDRIETFGERDRMAFRTDLDLTYDTTPEQFETIRADVEAALRAHPAIWPERVRVYLTAFGESAIRMNVTCWFQTTDINEFVKYRHDMMLEFMRIVRRHGSGFAFPSRTVYHVGASGTPPVTVD; this is encoded by the coding sequence ATGATCGGTCTGGCCACGCTGGCCGCCCTCGCCCTGCCTCTTGCCTCTGTCACCGCACAGTTCGGCCTTGGCGGTTCATCCAAGCCAGCCCCGGACAGCGCCGCGCCGCCGGCCGTGTCGTCGGCCTCACCGCGTGCGGCCGTGCAGGAATTTCTGCGTCTCGCCGATACGGGCGACTTTGACGCCGCGGCGAGCTATCTCGCGCTTTCGCCGTCAGCCACCAGCCGCGGTCCGCAGCTCGCCCGTCGGTTCAAGGTGGTGCTCGACCAGCGACTGGCGCTTGATCCCGCACTGCTGTCTCCGTTGGCCATTGGCGATACCACCGACGGTGACATCACCAGCGATGTTGTGGGCAGCATTGCCACGCGTGGTGGCGACGTTGCGGTTCGACTCGTGCGCACGGCGCGCACCAGCGGTGCCGTGCGCTGGCAGTTTGCTGCGGGGACCGTGTCGCAGGTCGATGCCTGGTACGACGAGCTTGGCGCGCCGTTTCTGCGTGATCGCCTGCCGGCGTCGATGATGCGTGAGGGACCATTCAACGTGTTCTACTGGCAGTGGGTGGCGCTGGCCATTGCCTTGCCGCTGCTGATCCTGGTGTCGTGGCTGCTTGGCGCCGGTTTGCGTGCCGTGCTTGGACGCATTGCGCGACGCACCGTGACCGACTGGGATGATTTGTTGCTGGCGTCCCTGCGCGGCCCGTTTCGTTTGTGGGCCGGGTCCATCGTGGCGCTACCGGTGCTGGGGTTGCTGCAGCTCAATCCTCGCGTGGATGGGTTTCTCTCGGCGCTGGTCCGTGGACTCGCGCTGATAGCCCTCTTCTGGGCCTTGCTGCGCATTATCGGTCTGGTGCAGCAGCGCCTGGTGCAGTCGGCGGTGGCCACAGGGCAAAGTCAGGCGCGCACACTCGTGCCGCTCTTGTCCAATATTCTGCGTGTCACGCTGGCCATTGTGGCGCTGCTCGTGGCGCTCTCGCAGTTCGGTTATCCGGTCACGACTCTGCTGGCCGGTCTCGGTATTGGTGGTATTGCCGTCGCACTCGCCGCGCAAAAGACGGTGGAGCATCTCTTCGGCAGTGTGAGTCTGGCGGCCGATCGCGCGTTTCGCGTGGGTGACTGGGTGCGCGTTGGAACCACCGAGGGCGAAGTGGAACGCATTGGTCTTCGCTCCACCAGCATTCGCACGATTGAGCGCACGGTGGTGCGGGTGCCCAACGGGCGCCTGGCCGACGATCGCATCGAGACGTTTGGTGAACGTGATCGCATGGCCTTCCGTACCGATCTCGATCTCACCTACGACACGACCCCGGAGCAGTTCGAGACCATTCGAGCCGACGTGGAAGCGGCCCTGCGCGCGCATCCGGCCATCTGGCCCGAGCGCGTGCGGGTCTATCTCACGGCCTTCGGCGAGTCAGCCATTCGGATGAACGTGACCTGCTGGTTTCAGACCACCGACATCAACGAGTTCGTGAAGTATCGTCACGACATGATGCTGGAGTTCATGCGCATCGTGCGGCGACACGGCAGCGGTTTTGCCTTCCCGTCGCGCACGGTGTACCACGTGGGCGCCAGCGGTACACCACCTGTGACGGTCGATTGA
- the rplS gene encoding 50S ribosomal protein L19 codes for MHPFIETQKEWMKTVTPFRAGDTVRVNVRVKEGDKERIQAFEGVVIARRGAGVSETFTVRKVSNGVGVERIFPVHSPMLADIIVVRRGAVRRAKLYYLRDVTGKAARIKERKVVHKSQTAK; via the coding sequence ATGCACCCGTTTATCGAAACCCAGAAGGAGTGGATGAAGACCGTCACTCCGTTCCGCGCCGGCGACACGGTGCGCGTGAATGTGCGAGTGAAGGAAGGCGACAAGGAACGCATCCAGGCCTTCGAAGGCGTGGTCATCGCCCGTCGTGGCGCTGGCGTCAGCGAGACGTTCACTGTCCGCAAGGTGTCGAATGGCGTGGGTGTGGAGCGCATCTTCCCGGTGCACAGCCCGATGCTTGCTGACATCATCGTCGTGCGTCGTGGTGCGGTGCGTCGTGCCAAGCTGTACTACCTGCGCGACGTGACGGGCAAGGCCGCCCGCATCAAGGAGCGCAAGGTCGTTCACAAGTCGCAGACCGCCAAGTAA
- a CDS encoding sensor histidine kinase: MTSTVAGVLLLPWIVARLQVDLPVEPPAIVATELAAILLQGVVTTGVAALCAHLYARYRRPWFGWFAVAWGVYVARLLCILSFLLSGQRVWLYWHQVTTGWTALVLLWASLVFLRQPKARPSYLLVALFPPLWSYLAIYQLDSFLSAALPAVLFLSGATVWTGWVFWRHHRVVGSPGARLLAIAFLLWGLHHLDYPFLRAQGAWTPWGYYLDIAMVLLVASGLVLLVLDDLGRGVRALSTLSGDLQRRTNDTDPLDVLLSRPLALPGVRGSAMYLFEPPPRDGADARLGGAGEVNESPIEILDRVLEAARTRALSTTAASGNDGTPPRGRFVRGTGVCTEWAEQLPLPAVRDALARMRITRRPQVVASTDQQPFIAALPVGSGTQLVGALIMAGDVRNPFTALDDDFLLALGQQVGAALDQWSLDRQLAARTRALERLSSRMLRQHEEERRRLSRELHDETAQVFSAVKMQLEALRGSLVPEAGPRLDRLLSLVDTGIASIREVTSALRPTLLDDLGLRPALNSLVTEFTERTGVQVRFVAPPSLPALEGEAELAVFRALQEALSNVLRHAEASTVEVELHVADGELRLRVRDDGRGFPSAPGGRLLDTDQRMGLTGMRERLHTAGGALQISNRDPGAELLIRVPIPA, encoded by the coding sequence GTGACGTCCACTGTTGCTGGCGTGCTGCTCCTGCCGTGGATCGTGGCGCGGCTCCAGGTGGACTTGCCCGTGGAGCCACCGGCCATCGTGGCCACCGAGCTCGCGGCCATCCTGTTGCAGGGGGTCGTGACCACGGGCGTGGCGGCGCTCTGCGCGCATCTTTACGCGCGCTATCGCCGGCCCTGGTTCGGTTGGTTTGCCGTGGCCTGGGGCGTGTATGTGGCACGGCTGCTGTGCATCCTGAGTTTTCTGCTCAGTGGTCAGCGCGTGTGGTTGTATTGGCATCAGGTCACGACGGGATGGACGGCCCTTGTGCTGCTCTGGGCCTCGCTGGTGTTTCTGCGGCAGCCCAAGGCACGGCCCAGCTACCTGCTGGTGGCGCTTTTCCCGCCGCTCTGGTCGTATCTCGCCATCTATCAGCTCGACAGCTTTCTCTCGGCGGCCTTGCCCGCGGTGCTGTTTCTGAGCGGTGCCACCGTGTGGACCGGTTGGGTGTTCTGGCGTCATCATCGCGTGGTGGGCAGTCCCGGTGCGCGGTTGCTGGCCATTGCCTTCCTGCTCTGGGGCCTGCATCACCTCGACTATCCCTTCCTGCGCGCGCAGGGGGCCTGGACCCCATGGGGCTACTACCTCGACATCGCCATGGTGCTGCTGGTGGCGTCGGGCCTGGTGCTGCTCGTACTCGACGACCTCGGACGCGGCGTGCGTGCGCTGTCCACGCTGTCGGGTGACCTGCAGCGACGCACCAACGACACCGATCCGCTCGACGTCCTGCTGTCGCGGCCACTGGCACTGCCCGGCGTACGCGGCTCGGCCATGTACCTGTTTGAGCCGCCGCCGCGCGACGGTGCCGATGCGCGGCTCGGCGGTGCAGGGGAGGTCAACGAGTCGCCCATCGAGATTCTCGATCGCGTGCTCGAGGCGGCGCGCACTCGCGCCCTGTCCACAACAGCGGCGTCAGGTAATGACGGCACACCACCACGCGGACGTTTTGTACGCGGCACCGGTGTGTGCACCGAATGGGCAGAGCAACTGCCGCTGCCGGCCGTGCGCGATGCGCTGGCGCGCATGCGCATCACGCGACGGCCGCAGGTGGTGGCGTCCACGGATCAGCAGCCCTTCATTGCGGCGCTGCCCGTGGGGTCGGGCACCCAATTGGTGGGCGCGCTCATCATGGCTGGTGATGTGCGCAATCCGTTCACGGCCCTCGATGATGATTTCCTCCTGGCCCTTGGGCAGCAGGTTGGCGCGGCACTCGATCAGTGGTCACTCGACCGGCAGTTGGCCGCGCGCACGCGCGCGCTCGAGCGCCTGTCATCACGCATGCTGCGGCAGCACGAAGAAGAGCGACGCCGGCTTTCGCGCGAGTTGCATGACGAAACCGCGCAGGTGTTCTCGGCCGTGAAGATGCAGCTCGAGGCGCTGCGTGGTTCGCTGGTGCCGGAGGCGGGGCCGCGCCTGGATCGTCTGCTGTCTCTGGTGGACACCGGCATTGCGAGCATTCGTGAAGTCACGAGTGCCCTGCGGCCCACGTTGCTGGATGATTTGGGTCTCAGGCCCGCCCTCAATTCGCTGGTGACGGAATTCACCGAGCGCACCGGTGTTCAGGTGCGATTTGTGGCGCCGCCCAGTCTGCCGGCGCTGGAGGGTGAAGCAGAACTGGCGGTGTTCCGTGCGCTGCAGGAGGCCCTGTCCAATGTGCTGCGCCACGCCGAGGCTTCGACGGTGGAGGTGGAACTCCACGTCGCAGATGGCGAGTTGCGCCTGCGTGTACGCGACGATGGTCGTGGCTTCCCGTCGGCGCCGGGTGGTCGCCTGCTTGACACCGATCAGCGCATGGGACTGACCGGCATGAGAGAGCGCCTGCACACAGCGGGCGGCGCGCTGCAGATTTCCAATCGTGATCCCGGCGCGGAGTTGCTCATCCGCGTCCCCATTCCCGCGTGA
- a CDS encoding SDR family oxidoreductase → MTTPAADFRSVFRDDLLKGQVALVTGGGTGIGLGISELLAALGAHVVVASRRPAHHEAAVAAIRERGHAASSVALDVRDHAAVHAVVQEVASTHGRLDVLVNNAAGNFYAPSATLSPNAWRSVVEIDLYGTFYCSQAAHPVMKAQGGGRIISTSMTLHYRGWPLMAHATAAKAGVDALTRTLAMEWAPDRIRVNAIAPGPIPTEGVRKAFTPPAESGVPDLFAAAEERMAEYARTGIPLGRWGTPQDIANMVAFLASPAGDWITGAIFVVDGGEWLAKPTP, encoded by the coding sequence ATGACTACTCCCGCCGCCGATTTCCGCTCTGTCTTTCGTGACGACCTGCTGAAGGGGCAGGTGGCGCTCGTGACCGGCGGGGGCACCGGCATTGGCCTCGGCATCTCTGAACTGCTGGCGGCGCTGGGCGCGCACGTGGTCGTGGCCAGCCGGCGACCCGCACATCACGAGGCCGCGGTGGCGGCCATCCGTGAGCGCGGCCATGCGGCCAGCAGTGTGGCGCTCGATGTGCGCGATCATGCGGCGGTGCATGCCGTGGTACAGGAGGTCGCCAGTACACATGGTCGTCTTGATGTGCTGGTCAACAACGCCGCTGGCAACTTCTACGCGCCCAGCGCCACGCTGTCCCCCAATGCCTGGCGCTCGGTCGTGGAGATCGATCTCTACGGCACCTTCTACTGCTCGCAGGCCGCGCATCCGGTCATGAAGGCGCAGGGCGGGGGACGCATCATCAGCACATCCATGACGCTGCATTATCGGGGCTGGCCCCTCATGGCCCATGCCACGGCAGCCAAGGCGGGTGTGGATGCCCTCACACGCACCCTCGCCATGGAGTGGGCGCCCGATCGCATTCGAGTGAATGCCATCGCGCCCGGCCCCATCCCGACGGAGGGCGTGCGCAAGGCCTTCACGCCGCCGGCCGAGAGTGGCGTGCCCGACCTCTTTGCCGCCGCGGAAGAGCGCATGGCCGAGTATGCCCGCACGGGCATTCCGTTGGGTCGCTGGGGCACGCCACAGGACATCGCCAACATGGTGGCCTTCCTCGCGTCGCCGGCCGGCGACTGGATTACGGGGGCCATCTTTGTCGTCGACGGCGGCGAGTGGTTGGCCAAGCCCACGCCGTAA
- a CDS encoding OmpA family protein encodes MQKIRFATMTVLAVSTLSACATKGFVRKGLEEQRVALSTERSQRVAGDDSLRTKIDTEVGALRTDLNALRNDLGTLRNEFGARITAMENQVKFAMPVHFGFDDAAVRQQDEAALERFAQVASNYYKGATITIEGFADPAGSAAYNLRLSRERADAVRDFLVSKGLDGASLRTVGYGKTRLVKPGAKGDESGAELNRRVVFVVETPAGMGTATVAAISGNE; translated from the coding sequence ATGCAGAAGATCCGGTTTGCGACGATGACGGTGCTGGCGGTGAGCACGCTGAGCGCCTGTGCCACGAAGGGCTTCGTGCGGAAGGGCCTCGAGGAGCAGCGCGTGGCGCTGTCTACCGAGCGCAGTCAGCGTGTGGCGGGCGATGATTCGCTGCGCACGAAGATTGACACCGAGGTGGGCGCGCTGCGTACCGACCTCAACGCCCTGCGCAACGACCTGGGCACCCTGCGCAACGAGTTCGGCGCGCGCATCACGGCCATGGAGAACCAGGTGAAGTTCGCCATGCCGGTGCACTTCGGCTTTGACGATGCGGCCGTGCGTCAGCAGGACGAAGCGGCGCTGGAGCGCTTCGCGCAGGTGGCGTCCAACTACTACAAGGGCGCGACCATCACCATCGAAGGCTTTGCTGACCCGGCGGGCAGCGCGGCCTACAATCTGCGCCTCTCGCGTGAGCGGGCCGACGCGGTGCGCGACTTCCTCGTGAGCAAGGGCCTCGATGGCGCCTCGCTGCGCACGGTGGGGTACGGCAAGACCCGTCTCGTGAAGCCGGGTGCCAAGGGTGACGAGAGCGGTGCGGAGCTCAACCGCCGCGTGGTGTTTGTGGTCGAGACGCCGGCTGGCATGGGTACGGCCACCGTGGCCGCCATCTCGGGCAACGAATAA
- a CDS encoding prolyl oligopeptidase family serine peptidase, translating into MPPERPLPYPVTRRVDQVDHYHGTPVADPFRWLEDDRSPETAEWVGAQNAVTAAWLAGIPWRDALRDRLATLVNYPRSSAPEQKGPWLLYARNDGLQNQPVYYIRRGEEGPEELLLDPNQLSPDGTTRVAGLTFDRQARYIAYMVSHAGSDWQQIRVLDLATRRDLPDVIDRVKVSGIAWHGDGFYYSRYPEPAADAGEYSARNEDHQVYFHALGTTQDADTLVYHDPEHPQRFHLLGTTEDERFAVLSVSDRGQGKDGNALLVRDLSVADAPFVPVWPHFDDQMSVLDNDGDTLLVLTNRGAPNQRVVRIDPRHADEAEWQDVIPEHTDPLENVSLAGGRLFASYLHDVTSRVEAWRYDGTREREVQLPGLGTAMGFMGERDATSVWYTFTSFTAPATVYRYVLASGESTVYRAVTLPFDPSAFETRQVFVTSKDGTRVPAFIVARRGLVLDGNNPTILYGYGGFNVSLPPQFSAMRVAFLEQGGVYVQANLRGGGEYGEAWHQAGMKANKQNVFDDAIAVAEWLIAEGYTRSERLAIQGGSNGGLLVGAIMTQRPELARVALPSVGVMDMLRFHTFTIGWNWIADYGSSDDPEEFRVLYAYSPLHNLKDGVDYPATLITTADHDDRVVPAHSFKFAARLQEAHGGTAPVLIRIETQSGHGASSLSKQIEEAADVYAFVLANMGVTPSL; encoded by the coding sequence ATGCCCCCCGAACGCCCTCTGCCCTACCCCGTCACCCGTCGTGTTGATCAGGTCGACCACTACCACGGAACGCCGGTGGCCGATCCATTCCGCTGGCTGGAAGACGACCGCTCGCCCGAGACGGCCGAGTGGGTGGGCGCCCAGAATGCCGTTACCGCCGCGTGGCTGGCGGGCATTCCCTGGCGCGACGCGCTGCGAGACCGCCTCGCGACCCTGGTCAACTATCCCCGAAGCTCCGCCCCGGAGCAGAAGGGGCCGTGGCTCCTGTACGCGCGCAACGACGGCCTGCAGAACCAGCCCGTGTACTACATCCGCCGCGGTGAGGAGGGACCTGAGGAGCTGCTGCTTGACCCCAACCAGCTCTCGCCCGACGGTACCACGCGGGTGGCCGGACTCACCTTCGACCGGCAGGCGCGCTACATCGCCTACATGGTGAGCCACGCCGGTTCCGACTGGCAGCAGATTCGCGTGCTCGATCTGGCCACCCGACGCGACCTCCCCGATGTCATCGACCGGGTGAAGGTCTCAGGCATCGCCTGGCACGGCGACGGGTTCTACTACAGCCGGTACCCGGAACCGGCGGCAGACGCCGGCGAGTACTCGGCGCGCAACGAAGATCATCAAGTGTATTTCCACGCGCTCGGCACCACGCAGGACGCCGACACGCTGGTGTACCACGACCCCGAACATCCACAGCGCTTTCATCTGCTCGGCACGACCGAAGACGAGCGATTCGCCGTGTTGTCCGTGAGCGACCGCGGCCAAGGCAAGGACGGCAACGCGCTGCTGGTGCGTGACCTCTCGGTGGCCGACGCACCCTTTGTGCCGGTGTGGCCGCACTTCGATGATCAGATGTCTGTGCTGGACAATGATGGTGACACGCTGCTGGTGCTCACCAATCGTGGCGCGCCCAATCAGCGCGTGGTGCGCATCGACCCGCGACATGCCGATGAAGCTGAGTGGCAGGACGTCATCCCCGAGCACACCGACCCACTCGAGAACGTGAGCCTGGCCGGCGGTCGTCTCTTTGCCAGCTACCTGCACGACGTGACCTCGCGCGTGGAAGCCTGGCGCTATGACGGCACCCGCGAGCGGGAGGTGCAACTGCCCGGCCTCGGCACGGCCATGGGCTTCATGGGTGAGCGGGATGCAACGTCCGTGTGGTACACCTTCACCTCGTTTACCGCGCCGGCCACGGTGTATCGCTATGTCCTGGCCAGCGGCGAGAGCACGGTGTATCGCGCGGTGACCCTCCCGTTCGACCCCTCGGCGTTCGAGACGCGTCAGGTGTTCGTGACGAGCAAGGATGGCACACGGGTGCCCGCGTTCATTGTAGCGCGTCGTGGTCTGGTGCTCGATGGCAACAACCCGACCATCCTCTATGGGTACGGCGGATTCAACGTCTCACTGCCGCCGCAGTTCAGCGCGATGCGGGTGGCATTCCTCGAGCAGGGCGGCGTGTACGTGCAGGCGAACCTGCGTGGCGGCGGCGAGTACGGCGAGGCCTGGCATCAGGCCGGGATGAAGGCCAACAAGCAGAACGTCTTCGACGATGCCATTGCCGTGGCGGAGTGGCTGATTGCCGAGGGCTACACGCGCAGCGAACGCCTGGCCATTCAGGGCGGATCAAACGGCGGTTTGCTGGTCGGAGCCATCATGACCCAGCGGCCCGAGCTCGCGCGCGTGGCGTTGCCGAGTGTGGGTGTGATGGACATGCTGCGCTTTCACACGTTCACCATCGGATGGAACTGGATTGCCGACTACGGCTCCAGTGATGACCCGGAGGAGTTCCGCGTGCTGTATGCGTACTCCCCGCTGCACAACCTGAAGGATGGGGTGGACTATCCGGCCACTCTCATCACCACGGCCGACCACGACGATCGTGTGGTGCCGGCACACTCCTTCAAGTTTGCGGCGCGGCTACAGGAAGCGCATGGCGGCACGGCGCCGGTGCTCATTCGCATTGAGACACAGTCAGGGCACGGGGCCTCCTCGCTCAGCAAGCAGATCGAGGAGGCCGCCGATGTGTACGCCTTTGTGCTGGCCAACATGGGCGTGACGCCCTCACTCTAG
- a CDS encoding ribonuclease HII: MARWSPIERNLRAVHGPVLAGVDEVGRGPLAGPVVACALVMPAEQRAIAGVDDSKQLTPEVRRALALRIRERAIAIGLGAASVREIDQLNIYHATVLAMQRALAQLHRRLGQQPQHVLVDGKPLRTLGCVHTAVVKGDSKCYAIACASIVAKVTRDRLMQALAGRYPVYAWERNAGYGTAVHRAALAQHGLTAHHRRSFCLDEQPSLF, encoded by the coding sequence ATGGCGCGTTGGAGCCCCATCGAGCGCAACCTGCGTGCAGTCCACGGGCCGGTACTGGCCGGGGTGGACGAAGTTGGACGGGGCCCGCTTGCGGGCCCCGTTGTCGCATGTGCCCTTGTCATGCCCGCCGAGCAGCGGGCCATTGCCGGCGTGGACGATTCCAAGCAGCTCACGCCGGAGGTGCGGCGGGCGCTGGCGCTTCGCATTCGCGAACGGGCTATAGCCATCGGCCTTGGCGCCGCCAGCGTGCGTGAGATTGATCAGCTCAACATCTATCACGCCACCGTGCTGGCCATGCAGCGTGCGCTGGCCCAATTGCATCGGCGATTGGGACAGCAGCCCCAGCATGTGCTGGTGGATGGCAAACCGCTTCGCACCTTGGGCTGCGTACACACGGCGGTCGTGAAAGGCGACAGCAAGTGCTACGCGATTGCCTGCGCCTCCATCGTGGCCAAGGTCACACGTGATCGGCTCATGCAGGCCCTCGCCGGGCGCTATCCGGTGTATGCCTGGGAGCGAAACGCGGGCTACGGGACCGCGGTGCACCGCGCGGCGCTGGCGCAACACGGGCTCACGGCCCATCATCGACGCAGCTTCTGCCTCGACGAACAGCCTTCCCTGTTTTGA